CGCCTTGCGAAAACCCAGGCTGAACTGGTCGGAGTGAGGCACCTTGAGCTTGTTGTTCATCAACACGATCTCGGGCTTGGACTGCGTGCCGATCAGGCCGGCCAGGCCCTCGGGCGTCAGGTAGCTGTCGTTCCATTCGCCGGGGCCGAACAGCACCTCCCGGGTCGGGAAACTGCCCTTGGTACGCTCCAGCTGCAGCCAGTCGAACAGGTTGCGGTCATAGGCCCGGCCATAGCCGCCATAGATGACCTGGCGCTGGTCGGCATCCAGGTCCCAGGAGAAGCCGAGGCGCGGCTGGAAGGCCTTCTTGAAGGGTTTGCGCTCGCGACCGTCGCTGATGTAGTCGTTGACGTCCACGCCACCGCGGCGCAGGGCCTCGGCATACTCGCCGCGCGTCAAGGCCTGCACGACGGCGTCGGGCGTGCGGTACTTGAGGTAGCTGGGACTGCGCTCGTAGTCGTAGCGCATACCGAGGTTGAGCGTCAGGTGGGCATTGAGGTCCCAGTCGTCCTGCACGTACACGCCGATCTGGGTGTTGCGCGAACGCGCGCCGCCGTTGGCCGAGCCGGGCAGCACGGTGCCGGCCTTGAGCTTGTAGGGATTGGGATCGCCATTGGCGACGTCGATGTAGTACTGCGGGTTGTACGGTTGCTGTTCGCGCGCGTCGACTTCGATCGACTTCAGCTTCACCCCCATCTTCACCACGTGGCGGCCATGTCCCTGCAGGTCGGTGAGCGTCAGATCATCCTGCAGCGCCCAGCCCTTCTGGCCCTTGCGCTGGTAGTCTTCGCCGCCGCCCACGTTGAGCACCGACTGCTCGTTGGTGAACTCGCCCTGGTCGTTCAGGCTGCGCGTGGTGAAATGGAATCCCGGACCCCGATGGGCGGCCACCGGGTTCCAGTAGGACCGTTCATAGCTCAGCCGGGCCTCGTTGACCCAGGCATCCGCGGTGTACTGGTGCTTCAGGGCCAGCCGGGTCTCGTCGTTGTTCTTGTGGGTCGACCACGGCTCGCTGTTCTGCTGCTTCAGGTTGGTGGTCTCGCGCTCGTCCCGGTACTTGAAGGACAGCTCGACCTGCTGGGCATCGTCCAGCGCCCAGTCGAGCTTGGCGAACAGGAGGTCTTCCTTGAAAGGCACGCTCACCGGCCCCACCAGCCCGTGGTACTGGCGCGGCAGGTCGGCCAGCGAACGGCCGGCGCCGACCTCCACCGTCTGCGGATCGCGGTTGTCCTTGCGCTCGTAGGCCATGAAGTAGTGCAGCTTGTCCTTCACGATGGGTCCGCCCAGCGTCAGGCCGTACTGGGTCTGCCTGCTGTCGACCTTCTCGCCGGACTTCTTCTCGGGCGGGGTCGAGGCGCGCCAGCTGCCGCGCGTGTGGTCGACGAACACCTCGCCCTGGAAGCGGTTGGTGCCGGACTTGGTGACGGCGCTGATGGCGGCGCTGGTCACCTGGTCGTACTCGGCCTTGTAGTTCTGCGTCAGCACCTGGTATTCGCTGATGGCCGATTGCGGGAAGGGATTGCCGCGGCTGGAGTCCTGGCCGCTGATGCCGCCCTGGGTCACGTAGTTCTTCTGGCTCACGCCGTCGATGAACACGTTCACGCCGCTGGAGCGCTGCGCGCCCCCCTGCAGCCGGGTGCTGCCTTCGTCCGCGGTGGTGAAGCTGACGCCGGGTGCGAGCTCGGCAAAGCTCAGGAAGTTGCGCGTCACCTGCGGCAGCCGCTCCATCTGCCGCGGCGTCACATAGGTGCCGACCTCCGATGTCTTGTTGTCCACCAGCCGGGAGCCGGTCACGACCACCGCCTGCAGCGACACCTGCGACTGCGCCGTGGGACCCAGGTCGAGGGCCAGCACCTGCCCCACCCGAAGCTCAACCTGTTGCACTGTCCCGGGAAAACCCTCACCCCGTGCCTCGATGCGGTACTCCCCCGGCCCCAGCCCGGTGAGCACGTAGCTGCCGTCACTGCGGCTGGTGGTGCGGGTGGCCTGGCCGGTGGCCACCCGGGTGGCGGTGACCGTGACCTGGGCCCGCGGCTGGCCCTCGGCCCGCACCACGCCGCGCACCGTGGCGCTGCTGACCTGGGCCACCGCGCCGGCGGCCGCACATACCAGCGCGGCGGCGGCCAGCGCACGCACTTGGAAACGGGTGTTGTCTCTCACACTCCAGCCTTTCTAGATCCCGCCCACCCCCTGCTTTCGGGCATGCTAGGAGCCGCTCACCGCCGACGGCGTTACCTTGTGTTCAGCGCTGTTCCCGATGCAACAGTGGCCAGGCCGCGTGCCGCTGCAGGCCCTGCCGCAGTGCCCTCCTGCTGTGCCGCTCCTGCTGTGAAGCTCAGGCTGTGCCGCTCCTGTTGGGCCAAGCCGCACGCCACGGTGCGCGCCGTGCCGCGAGCCTGTCACGCGGCAGTGCTACGCTGCAAGGCGCCGGTGCGGCCCCTGCTGCCGCCCTCCGGCACCATCCGCTGGAGGTCCGTGTGTTGAACAATCCCGAGATCACTCAGGTGGCCGACGATGGCCTGCGCTATCACAGCAAGGCCGGTGGCTCCCCGTTCCGCGGGATGGGCCAGTTGCGCTCGTGTTTTCTGTGCGGCCGCCACCGCAGCGCCGCGGCCTTGATGTCGCGCCGCCTGCTGGGGCGTGTGGAGAAGGTCTGCCAGCCGCGCTGCGGCACGGCCGGCTGAAGCCGCCGCCTGCCACCACCATGACGCTGGCCGAGCAGTTGCAGGCCATTGCCGAGGAGCTCGGCTTCTCGCCGCAGCTGCCGGCGCTGCGCGGGCTGCAGGTGTGCCCGGAAGCCACCGAGCTCGAGGTGGTCGAGCGCGGCGACGACGGCCGCGAGCACCGGCTGCTACCGGCCGCGGCACAGGCCTGGCGACGCATGAAGGCCGCCGCGCGCGATGACGGCATCGAGCTGCAGCTGGTATCGGCCTTCCGCAGCATCGACCGCCAGGCACAGATCTTCCGGCGCAAGCTGGCGGCAGGCGCCAGCATTGAAGCGGTGTTGCGGGTCAACGCACCGCCCGGCTACAGCGAACACCATGGTGGCTGCGCGGTCGACCTCGGCACGCCAGGCAGCAGGCCCTTACAGGAGGCCTTCGAGCAGACGCCGGCCTTCGGCTGGCTGTGCCGCCATGCCGGACGCTTCGGCTTCTGCTTGTCCTATCCACGCGGCCATGCCGGCGGCTACGACTACGAGCCGTGGCACTGGTGCTACCACGGCGAGGCCGAGCGTCAGCCGCCGTCCGGCTGAGCGCGGGGCACGGCTTCGAACACGCCGGACAGCAGCTCCGGCAGCCGCTGCACTTCCATCACGAAGCCGGTGGCGTTGCGGTGGCCGCCGCCGCCCATGCTTTCGGCCAGCGGGATGGTGTCGAACTCGCCCACCGAGCGCAGGCCCACCTTGACCTTGCCGCTGCTGGCGATGTTCCACAGCAGCGCAAAGCTGCCGCAGCGCTCGGCCAGCAGGTTGCCGATGTCGCTGTGGAAGGCGCCCGGGGCGTTCACCATCAGGCCGTCGGCACCGTTGAAGCGAATCGGCAGCGCGGCCGACGCGATCTCCTGCGCCAGGCGCTGGAACTTCTCGTCCATGGCCCGGCCGCGCTCGATGAAGGCAGCCACCTGCAGGGGCGTGAAGGCGGCGATCTCCGACCAACGCGCGAAGTCCTGCGGCTCCATGTCGAGCGCGGCGAGGAAGGCGCGGCTCTCCGGGAACTCCCACTTCCAGATGTCGCGGTCCTCGATGTAGCGCACCAGGTCGGGCAGCGGCGCGTCGGCGCAGAAGAACTCCCAGGCCAGCCGGGCGCCCGACTTCTTCATGTCGAAATGAATGGCGCCGCAGCGGCAGCGGAAGCCGCCCAGCTTGTCGGCCGCGCTCTTGTGGTGGTCGAGCATCACCAGCTTGGCCGCCTGCGCATCGAGCCGCAGCATGACCTCCAGCGGGAAGGAGAAGTCGAGGATGTAGACCGCACGGCCAGTCACGTCCGGCGGCTCCTGGCGGTGCTCGAAGCCGAGGAACTCGGCCTGGCCGCCGAAGAACCGCCAGGCGGCCAGCGCGGCACCGAAGCCGTCGGGGCAACGGCCGTGGTAGATGATCAGGGGCGCGGGGTCTTGGCGGTCCGGCACCGCCGGCACTGCGAGGGAATGGCTGTACTGCTTCATGTGCCCATGGTAGCGGGCCGCAGCCGCTGGCTCTAGCCCACGAAGTTGAGCACCGCCACATAGTGGCAAGCGCTGCCACCCAGCACGAAGAGGTGCCAGATGCCATGTGCATGGCGCCACGCTTCGCTCTTCGCATAGAAGATGACACCGACGCTGTAGAGCAGGCCCCCGGCCACCACCCAGGCCAGCCCTTCGGCGGCCAGCCGCTCCAGCAGGGGCACCGCGGCCGGCACCACCAGCCAGCCCATCATCAGGTAGAGCGGCACCCAGGGCTCGGAGTCGCGGCCCTTGCGCACTTCGATGACGATTCCCAGCAGTGCGAGCGACCAGACGGCGGCGAACAGCGTCCAGCCCCAGGGTCCGCGCAGCGTCACCAGGGTGAAGGGAGTGTAGGTGCCGGCGATGAGCAGGAAGATGGCGCAGTGGTCGGCCTTGGCCAGCAGCGACTTGATGCGCCCGCGCACGCTGTGGTAGAGGGTCGATGCCGCGTAGAGGATCACCATGGTCGCGGCGAACACGCTGAAGCTCGCCAGCTTCCAGACGTCCCCCTGCCGGGCCGCCGCGTCGACAAGCACCACCGCACCGGCCGAGGCCAGGGCAAAGCCCGCGAGATGGGTCCAGCTGTTGAATCGTTCGCCGTGATACATGACCGCTCCAGAACGCAAGAAGGAAGACGGGGATGGCACCGGTTTCGACACCGGTGCACGGACATTACGCCGCGCCCTGCCGTCCCGACATCCCCAATACGCAGGAATCCCGCAGGCATCCCTCCTCCTTTGGAAGGATTCCCGCCCCGGCGCAGGATGCATGGTTTCGATGAAGAACATCTGAACCGACGTCAAAGAAGGCCGAAGCAAACCGCGCGCCGGTGCCAGGTCATCGGCCATCAGGTAGCGGCCATCAGGTAGCGGCCATCGGGTAGCGGCCATCGGGTAGCGGCCATCGGGTAGCGGCCATCGGGTAGCGGACAGCGCCCTGCCCGCGGCTCAGCCCTCCTCGGCCAGCACCTGCTGCAGCAACGCCGGCGTGAGGGAGCGCGGGCGGCCCACCAGCTGCAGCGCCGCGCGGGCCGGCTCGAAGACAGCGACGTTCAGGCAGGGGCTGTTGCGGTGGAAGGAGCGGTAGGCAATGCCGGCCACCGGCCCGAAGCGGTGGGGATGCCGCTGCAGCAGCGTCCAGATGCGCAGCGACACCCGTTGCCAGTGCGCGTAGTGGCTGCGCTGGCTGTCGGGGCAACGAAAGAGCTGGGCGTTGTTCAGCGTGTCGAGGTACACCAGCAACAGGCTCTTGCGCGCCGCCAGGGTGCACAGGCGGCCGGGCGGCAGGGGGTCGCTGACCTGCAGCCGGTCACTGTCACGCGCCTGCACCAGCCGCCGGGCCTCGATGCACACGCCGAGCCGGCTGCTGCCGGTATAGAGCACGCCGTAGCGCTCCTTGTGGCCCGCCGGCGGGTCGAGCCGGCCATCTCGCCAGGCAGGCGGTGCGGGCTCCAAGGGGGCGGCACCCGGCCGGCACACACGGTGCAGCCGGGTGCCGGCGGGCAGGCCCAGCAGGTCGACCCGGCCGCGGCCCAGCCAGCCTTGGGCGTCGAGCAGCGAGCGGGCGTCGAAGGCGGGGCTCATGCGGCGAGGTCGGCCAGGTAGGCGCGCGCGGCCTCCAGCACCGCCTTCTGCCGGCGGGGGCCGGTGCCGGCCAGCAGGTGCTGCTGGACTTCGTCGAGCTGCGCG
This genomic stretch from Eleftheria terrae harbors:
- a CDS encoding TonB-dependent receptor, whose translation is MRDNTRFQVRALAAAALVCAAAGAVAQVSSATVRGVVRAEGQPRAQVTVTATRVATGQATRTTSRSDGSYVLTGLGPGEYRIEARGEGFPGTVQQVELRVGQVLALDLGPTAQSQVSLQAVVVTGSRLVDNKTSEVGTYVTPRQMERLPQVTRNFLSFAELAPGVSFTTADEGSTRLQGGAQRSSGVNVFIDGVSQKNYVTQGGISGQDSSRGNPFPQSAISEYQVLTQNYKAEYDQVTSAAISAVTKSGTNRFQGEVFVDHTRGSWRASTPPEKKSGEKVDSRQTQYGLTLGGPIVKDKLHYFMAYERKDNRDPQTVEVGAGRSLADLPRQYHGLVGPVSVPFKEDLLFAKLDWALDDAQQVELSFKYRDERETTNLKQQNSEPWSTHKNNDETRLALKHQYTADAWVNEARLSYERSYWNPVAAHRGPGFHFTTRSLNDQGEFTNEQSVLNVGGGEDYQRKGQKGWALQDDLTLTDLQGHGRHVVKMGVKLKSIEVDAREQQPYNPQYYIDVANGDPNPYKLKAGTVLPGSANGGARSRNTQIGVYVQDDWDLNAHLTLNLGMRYDYERSPSYLKYRTPDAVVQALTRGEYAEALRRGGVDVNDYISDGRERKPFKKAFQPRLGFSWDLDADQRQVIYGGYGRAYDRNLFDWLQLERTKGSFPTREVLFGPGEWNDSYLTPEGLAGLIGTQSKPEIVLMNNKLKVPHSDQFSLGFRKALGQWSTDIGLSHVRSKNGFAFLLGNRRPDGRFFAPGTSWGAPFGHQPASYGSVLLGTSGLESRTTALYVQAQKPYTRLSGWGLTLAYTYSRAKENRDFEQHYALDYPDLKGYGWKPSSAVSKHKLVAALIRDLPWWGLEGSVRLSYASGRPQYYVNETRGANHFFIDQFKRGSTRQVDVALGKEFPVREGVKLRLRADVLNLFNARNYHLYKTSQAEFGRPDGSLSGPPRTVKLSLGASW
- a CDS encoding M15 family metallopeptidase; protein product: MTLAEQLQAIAEELGFSPQLPALRGLQVCPEATELEVVERGDDGREHRLLPAAAQAWRRMKAAARDDGIELQLVSAFRSIDRQAQIFRRKLAAGASIEAVLRVNAPPGYSEHHGGCAVDLGTPGSRPLQEAFEQTPAFGWLCRHAGRFGFCLSYPRGHAGGYDYEPWHWCYHGEAERQPPSG
- a CDS encoding DHH family phosphoesterase, whose amino-acid sequence is MKQYSHSLAVPAVPDRQDPAPLIIYHGRCPDGFGAALAAWRFFGGQAEFLGFEHRQEPPDVTGRAVYILDFSFPLEVMLRLDAQAAKLVMLDHHKSAADKLGGFRCRCGAIHFDMKKSGARLAWEFFCADAPLPDLVRYIEDRDIWKWEFPESRAFLAALDMEPQDFARWSEIAAFTPLQVAAFIERGRAMDEKFQRLAQEIASAALPIRFNGADGLMVNAPGAFHSDIGNLLAERCGSFALLWNIASSGKVKVGLRSVGEFDTIPLAESMGGGGHRNATGFVMEVQRLPELLSGVFEAVPRAQPDGG
- the trhA gene encoding PAQR family membrane homeostasis protein TrhA translates to MYHGERFNSWTHLAGFALASAGAVVLVDAAARQGDVWKLASFSVFAATMVILYAASTLYHSVRGRIKSLLAKADHCAIFLLIAGTYTPFTLVTLRGPWGWTLFAAVWSLALLGIVIEVRKGRDSEPWVPLYLMMGWLVVPAAVPLLERLAAEGLAWVVAGGLLYSVGVIFYAKSEAWRHAHGIWHLFVLGGSACHYVAVLNFVG
- a CDS encoding RES domain-containing protein; this encodes MSPAFDARSLLDAQGWLGRGRVDLLGLPAGTRLHRVCRPGAAPLEPAPPAWRDGRLDPPAGHKERYGVLYTGSSRLGVCIEARRLVQARDSDRLQVSDPLPPGRLCTLAARKSLLLVYLDTLNNAQLFRCPDSQRSHYAHWQRVSLRIWTLLQRHPHRFGPVAGIAYRSFHRNSPCLNVAVFEPARAALQLVGRPRSLTPALLQQVLAEEG